Proteins encoded together in one Bacteroidota bacterium window:
- a CDS encoding PAS domain S-box protein yields the protein MKNPPGLMIPTVFSHLSIGIIVVDPQFTIVDVNEAATKILGLQRDDLVGKKTNSSDWNLMFPEGGICPWESYPVNQTLMTGKPVREVTLGIPVPGKDQPAWLQISAEPVPGENGHPGMVVCSFDDITRVKNAELTIRDNEERYRLLIEQTGQILYDYDLRSGQIIWSGAIETITGASPEEFRSVNSEQWEAMIHPDDQDMASSVLYESMKSGNRYHMEYRLRKKSGEYLYVEDNGIFIRDSGEEVIRMLGTLKDVSDRRRSIEMIRDNEERFRSLIESARDVIFTLAPNGAVTSLNSIFETMTGWERQEWVGKPIINLFHPDDLPESMQLFTSALHGSSNILTEKRIRLRDGEYASCEVTIMPQIMRGQVVGVLGFIRDITHRKKMEDHLRQAQKMDSIGTLAGGIAHDFNNLLNIMVGNIHLLSQDAGLSEKGRKRLESISKAADRGTGLVRQLLTFAKKGDLLLEPINLNIIIQDLVKLLEETFPKNIAIRLELVNEIPILLADANQLHQVFLNLCVNARDAMPEGGTLTIGSQLVSKAAVDGKDATLNHDRYIEISVTDTGMGMDESTRQRIFEPFFTTKGSGKGTGLGLSVVFGILQNHRGHIAVTSSPGNGTRFSVYFPVPETLPESESGETAASEDTPGGTETILLVEDEWMIREIIASMLEEKGYTVLQAEDGQMAVETFTAQHAAIDLIVSDLEMPRLGGRDAFLQMKQIKPSQAAIVVSGFINPELRVELTKAGVKALIHKPFRPDNLLKIIRRILDSQ from the coding sequence ATGAAAAACCCTCCCGGCCTGATGATACCAACGGTTTTCAGTCATCTGAGTATTGGTATTATTGTCGTGGACCCGCAGTTCACCATTGTGGATGTCAATGAAGCGGCCACCAAAATTCTGGGTCTTCAGCGGGACGATCTGGTTGGAAAAAAAACCAATTCCTCCGATTGGAACCTGATGTTTCCGGAAGGAGGCATCTGTCCGTGGGAATCGTATCCGGTTAACCAGACCCTGATGACCGGAAAGCCGGTCAGGGAAGTCACTCTGGGTATTCCGGTTCCGGGGAAAGACCAGCCTGCCTGGCTGCAGATCAGTGCAGAACCGGTCCCCGGCGAAAATGGTCACCCCGGAATGGTGGTTTGTTCTTTTGATGACATCACGCGCGTGAAAAACGCCGAACTGACCATCCGGGACAATGAGGAACGGTACCGCCTGCTTATTGAACAAACCGGACAGATCCTGTACGACTATGATCTCCGGTCCGGACAGATTATCTGGTCCGGGGCCATCGAAACCATTACCGGGGCCTCGCCGGAAGAGTTCAGATCGGTTAACAGCGAGCAGTGGGAAGCCATGATTCATCCCGATGATCAGGACATGGCTTCATCGGTCCTGTATGAAAGCATGAAATCGGGTAACCGGTATCACATGGAATACCGGCTTCGGAAAAAATCGGGTGAATACCTGTATGTCGAGGATAACGGTATTTTCATCCGGGATTCCGGAGAGGAAGTCATCCGGATGCTCGGGACCCTGAAGGATGTATCCGACCGGCGCCGGTCCATTGAAATGATCAGGGACAATGAGGAGCGGTTCCGGTCGCTGATTGAAAGCGCACGTGACGTGATTTTTACTCTTGCTCCGAACGGGGCGGTCACCTCACTGAATTCCATATTTGAAACCATGACCGGGTGGGAACGGCAGGAATGGGTGGGAAAACCCATTATCAACCTGTTTCATCCCGATGACCTGCCCGAGTCGATGCAACTGTTCACCAGTGCCCTTCATGGTTCCTCGAACATTCTGACCGAAAAGCGCATTCGTCTGCGGGATGGAGAGTATGCCTCCTGCGAAGTCACCATTATGCCACAGATCATGCGTGGCCAGGTGGTGGGTGTTCTGGGATTTATCAGGGATATCACCCACCGTAAAAAAATGGAAGATCACCTGCGTCAGGCGCAGAAGATGGATTCCATCGGGACGCTGGCCGGCGGAATTGCTCACGACTTTAACAACCTTCTCAACATTATGGTGGGAAACATTCATTTGTTGAGTCAGGATGCCGGCTTGTCAGAAAAGGGGCGGAAACGGCTGGAATCCATTTCAAAAGCCGCTGACCGGGGCACAGGACTGGTGAGGCAACTGCTCACGTTTGCCAAAAAAGGCGACCTGCTGCTTGAGCCCATTAACCTGAACATCATCATTCAGGATCTGGTGAAACTGCTCGAAGAAACCTTCCCCAAGAACATTGCCATCCGTCTTGAGCTGGTGAATGAAATTCCCATTCTTCTGGCCGATGCAAACCAGCTTCACCAGGTCTTTCTGAATTTATGTGTGAATGCCCGGGATGCCATGCCCGAGGGCGGGACCCTCACCATCGGTAGTCAGCTGGTCAGCAAAGCGGCGGTGGATGGAAAGGATGCCACCCTGAATCATGACCGCTACATCGAAATTTCCGTGACCGATACCGGAATGGGAATGGATGAATCGACACGGCAGCGGATATTCGAACCGTTTTTCACCACCAAGGGATCGGGAAAAGGGACCGGTCTGGGACTGTCGGTTGTTTTCGGGATTCTTCAGAATCACCGGGGCCACATTGCGGTTACCAGCTCACCCGGAAACGGAACCCGGTTCAGTGTGTATTTCCCCGTTCCCGAAACCCTTCCCGAATCGGAATCGGGAGAAACAGCCGCATCTGAGGATACCCCGGGCGGCACAGAAACCATTCTGCTGGTTGAAGATGAATGGATGATCAGGGAAATCATTGCCTCGATGCTCGAGGAAAAAGGCTACACGGTGCTGCAGGCCGAAGACGGACAGATGGCTGTGGAAACGTTCACCGCCCAGCATGCAGCCATTGACCTGATTGTCTCAGATCTGGAAATGCCGCGTCTCGGCGGCCGCGATGCATTCCTGCAGATGAAACAGATCAAACCGTCTCAGGCGGCCATTGTGGTGTCCGGATTCATTAATCCGGAACTACGGGTGGAATTGACGAAGGCGGGTGTGAAGGCCCTGATTCACAAGCCGTTCCGGCCGGACAATCTTCTGAAGATCATCCGCCGGATTCTCGACTCTCAGTAA
- a CDS encoding stress response translation initiation inhibitor YciH (involved in start site selection during the initiation of translation): MATLAELLKTRNAGLADKADEMVREKIRQENALTISESRDGRRGKTVTIISGFTHGDHRIDKLASSLKKTCGVGGTVNRNTIELQGSVTDRAAAALTAAGWAVKSTQPRR; this comes from the coding sequence ATGGCCACACTAGCTGAACTTTTAAAAACACGAAATGCCGGATTGGCGGATAAAGCCGATGAAATGGTCCGGGAGAAAATCCGTCAGGAAAATGCCCTGACCATTTCCGAGTCACGTGATGGACGACGCGGGAAAACCGTGACCATTATCAGTGGATTCACCCATGGCGACCACCGGATTGATAAACTGGCTTCTTCGCTGAAAAAAACCTGTGGAGTCGGGGGAACCGTGAACCGGAATACCATCGAACTGCAGGGATCGGTGACCGACCGTGCTGCCGCTGCCCTTACTGCTGCCGGCTGGGCCGTTAAATCCACCCAACCACGACGATGA